The DNA window TAATCTTGACGGCGCCGGTGCCGAATTCCAGATCGACGAGGATCGAATCGCCGACGATCGGAATCTCACGCGTCGTGAGCGGCAGGTGGACTTGCTTGCCGATCAAATGGCGATACCGAGAATCGTCCGGATGCACAGCCACCGCCGTGTCGCCCAGCATCGTTTCCGGCCGCGTGGTGGCCACGATCAGACTGCTGTTCGGGTCGTCCGCTAACGGATAGCGGAGGTGATAGAGTTTCCCTTTCACCTCCTCATGTTCCACTTCAATGTCGGAGAGGGCTGTCAGACAGCGCGGACACCAATTGATGAGCCGCTCACCACGGTAGATCAACCCGTCTTCATACAGCCGTACAAAGACTTCGAGGACGGCTTTGGATAACCCATCGTCCATCGTATAGCGCAAACGGTCCCAGTCGCAGGATTCTCCCAGCTGCTTTTGTTGATTGACGATCGTGTTACCCGACGTCGCTTTCCATTGCCAGACCCGTTCGACGAATCGCTCCCGTCCCAGCGACTCACGTGACAGCCCTTCAGCCATCAGCTGCTTTTCCACCACGTTCTGGGTGGCGATGCCGGCGTGATCGGTTCCGGGCAACCAGAGGGTATTGCGCCCTTGCATGCGCCGCCATCGGATCAGAATGTCTTGGAGTGAATGGTTGAGCGCATGGCCGACATGGAGTGATCCTGTGACGTTTGGTGGAGGGATGACGATACAATAGGGTTGGCCTGGTTGTTCCGGTGAGGCATGAAAGTATCCGCGCGTGAGCCATTCACGCGACCATCGGGTTTCGACGGTTTTCGGGTCATAGCCTTTTTCGAGTTGAAATGGAGCCATTGAATCAGGTCCAAGAGCGCGGGCAGCATCTTAGCACGTCCGTCTCGCTCAGAAAATGGCGTCATTGTCTGCTTGTGACCGTATGAGGCATGTGTTATACAGTCGCCCACACAGAGATGTTTAAACACATTGCGGTAGGAGGACTATGGCACGAGGTCGTGAGAAGGATCGGAAGACGCGAAAGAAACACCGGAAGAATGTCAAACGGATGAAAGCCGTGGCCAAGGCTCGACGAGGGAAACGGGGTAAGAAGAGTTAGATCTGAGAGGAGTCTGACGCTTCTTCAGTCTCGATCAGACGTTTGAGTTCAGCCTTGATGTGCTGCTCGGCGACATCAGGCACGATTTGCTGAACAGCTTGTTCGATGGTTTGTCCTATTGCGGCTCTCACCAAATCATTTGCCAGTAGCGGGGCCTGTTTCAGTACCGCACGTTGAAGCTCATCTTTGATCAGTTGATCGATCGTTCCTACCTGTTCTCGCACGACCGTAGGCAAGTGTTGATGGATTCCGGATTCGACCTGATCCTTGACCAGTCGATCGACCGTCGTTCCGATGGAAGCTTTGGCTACATCGGATACGGTTTGCCGAATGATGGGTTCACCGGCCTCGAATTCTTTTCTGATGAGTGCGGGCAATGTTTGAGAGACCAGAGGCCGAATGATCGTTGTGAGATATTCCTGAGAGAGGATGCTCCCGAGCTGTGCTTGCAACTCCTTCTGAACGGTTGGTCGGACATGGGTTGCCAATTTCTCATCGATCACACGAGGGACCAGCTCGGCAAGACTCTGCTGGCTTCGTGTGGTCATCGATTGTAAGAGTTGGTCGAAGAGGCCCTTCATGGCATCTTCGGGGGCCGCGTGGGTGACTGGTGACGTCAATGATGCCATGGGTGAACTGCCAGGCTGGTCCATAACTTCCTTTTGACCGTCGTCACTTGCCGGGTGGTTGATCCCCTCATCATCGGAATTGGTCGAGGTCGAAGTCGGAGGCCAGACGCGGCGTTTCAGGCTCTTGCCGTTCGAGGCATCAGCTTGCTTCTGCTGAAGCGCTTTCAGCACGCCGAGCAAGTCCTCAGATTGAAACGGTTTCTTCAGGAATGCTTTGACACCCAACGTGCGAAGGAGGTTTTCGTCCGGGCGATCAGCCGGATTCACCAACGAAACGAGATAGGTTTCCGTCAGGTGGTCCAGATTGTTGATCTCCTTGCAAAACCCAGAAAAAGTCAGGTTGTCGAGATGGTAGTCCGCGATGATCAGAGAGGGAGAAGTTCGCCGAGCGGCCTCAAGGGCGGCTGGTCCGTCCTGAAATCCAACGACCTCAAACCCTTCCGAGGTTGAGATCTGTTCCACCATCCGTCTCACCGCAGGGCTGCTGTCCACCACGAAGATCGGCGAAGCCATGAAAAAATCTCCCAACTTTTTGGTTTCTTCGAAGCTAGCAAGGGGGGTATTCTTTGTCAAGAAAACCATCGATCGAGGATTGGATCCACGAGGTATTTCGGCACGCGTCGGTTGTTGAAATGAGATCAGCGTAGAGCCGTCATGAGTTCATCGATCCGAGTTGTGTTTTTCGATGCAGCCGATACCCTTTTTCACGTGCAGGGATCAGTCGCTGAGATCTATCTTCGACATGCGGTTGAGTTCGGCTTTCCACGGAAACCGGACTCGTTGGTCGCGATTCAACAAGCGTTCAGACGAGCGTTCCACGAAGCCCCGCCGCCGGTCTTTGCCGTGACTGAACCGGCACGAATCAAACAGAGTGAACGGCTGTGGTGGTTCGATATCGTTCATCATGTCTTCTATCGTGTGGGTATGTTCGAGCGATTCGACGAATTCTTCGATCACGTGTTTCGCGTGTTTGAGGACCATCGATCGTGGTGCTTGTTTCCTGAAACCGCTTCCACCTTGACTCGGCTCAAAGCACGAAATCTGGAGCTCGGGATCATCTCGAATTTTGATTCCCGGCTATTTCCCCTGTTGCGTGGACTCGGAATCGCCGATGCCTTCGACACGGTGACGATCTCAAGTTTGGCTCAGGCCGCAAAACCGTCCCCACAAATCTTTCACATCGCGTTGGAGAAACATGCAGTCGATTCTGAGGAGGCCTTGCACGTCGGGGATAGTTTACGAGACGACGTGGAAGGTGCGGAGAAAGCCGGTCTTCAGGCCGTCCTGTTGGATCGTGACGGTAGGCAGCAGGAATCAAGCGGTGTTCAGATTATCAGAAGCTTGGAAGGGCTGTTCTCGTTCCTAGACCGGATCGAGCAATAACGGTACGAGATCTTTCGCGCGGCCCTGCAGTGAGACATCGACCAGCGGCGACTGTGGGATGGGATCGAGGTTGATTTCGACGATGAACGCACCGCCTTCTTTGGCAATGGATGCGAACCCAGCAGCCGGGTAGACGACCCCGGAGGTGCCGATGACGATCAGGATGTCGCAGAGTTTGAGTGCGCTAGCGCAGCGGTTGAGATCGTCGGCAAACAAGGATTCTCCGAACCAGACGATATGGGGCCGGAGCAGCGACCCGCAATCAGCACAGGACGGGAGGATGGCAATCGGCACATCGCGGTTGTTTGCGACCAGGCCACAGCCGGTGCAGCGAACTTTCCAGATGTTGCCATGAATCTCAGAGACTTTCTGTGAGCCTGCGTCTCGATGCAACCCGTCCACGTTTTGAGTAATCAGCCAAAAATCCGGAGAGCGACGCTCGAGTTCGACGATGGCTTTGTGTGCGGAGTTCGGCTGCTTTGTGGCGATCAGCTCGCGCCGCCAGTTGTACCACTCCCACACGAGGCGAGGGTCTCGTTCGAAGGCTTCGGGCGTCGCTAGGTCCTCGGCGCGAAAGTTCTTCCACAAGCCGTCCGTTCCGCGAAATGTCGGCACACCGCTGTCGGCCGAAATCCCGGCGCCGGTGAGCACGGTGATGCTTCGGGCAGCGGAGAGTTGTTGTCTCACAATTCCAAGATCAGATCCGGGCGCCATGAGATGACCGATCTCCTAAGCACGGCTGTGTCGCCGCGCAACCGCATGCTATAGTACGAGCGTTTCACAGGCAACCATGAGGATGAGCGCATGAAACAGATCTTGATAGTCGGCGCCGGCTCAGTCGGCGGGTTTTTCGGAGCGCGATTAGCCAAGCATAATCCGGACGTGTCGTTCTTGCTGCGGACGAAAACGCTGGCGGCGGTGAAACGCAACGGATTGACGATCCGCAGCATGGATGGAACATTTACGGTCAGGCCTCAAGCAGCCTCGGATGCACGTCAGATCCCTCGGCCGGATCTCATCGTGCTCGGCGTGAAAGCCTATGATCTCGACGAGGTCCTGAACCAAATCGAACCGGTGCTTAACGACAAGACCGTGATTCTTACCCTACAGAACGGAATCGATACCGAAGACCGTCTTCTCGCTCGAATCCAACGGGATTGCGTGGTGGGCGGCGTCGCCTACATCTATTCCAAGATCGTCGAGCCCGGCGTGATCGAGCATTATAAAAAAGGATCTTTGTCGATCGGCGAACTGATGGGACATGAGAGCGAGCGTCTTCTCGCTATCCGTGATCTATTCACCTCGGCCGGTATTCCTTGTCATCTGTCAAAGGACATTCGCCGTACGAAGTGGGAGAAGATGTGTTGGAACTGTGTCTTTAATCCCATCACCGTGCTCATCGACGACCATGTGGCCAAAGCGCTTGATCATCCAGAGATGACGGGTGTGATCCGGCAGATCGTCGGAGAAGTTGCGGCAGTGTCGGCGACGATCAAAGTGCCGTTGCCTCCGGACATGGCGGAACGGGTTGTGAAAGCATCCCAGGAGATTCGCGATATTCATACCTCAATGTATGACGATTGGAAGGCGGGACGTCCGACAGAAATCGACTACTTGAATGGGTACATTGTGGAGCAGGGGCGCAAGTTGGGGATTCCGACACCGGTGAACGAAGCCCTGACGGCGATGATCAAGACGATCACGGAGAAGGAGCAGACTGATCAGGGGCGCGTGCGAATAGAGGGCGCTGTGGTTCAGCCCCTGTCCTTCGATCGTGCGGCGATCGCGTCATTACCGGCCGAGCATCATGTGGATGTTTCAACAGTCATGTCCGGTATGGAGGGACGTGGAATTCGGTTGAAGGGGCTGCTCGATGTTCCAGCGTTGGCGATCGAAGCAAACCATGTCGTCTTTCATGCCTCGGATGGAAAGTATTCCGTCTGCCTCACGCTTGAGCAAGCCCGAGAGCACGGAATTCTTGTCTATGAGCTTGATGGAGACCGGCTGCCTGACACGAAGGGTGGCTCGTTTCGCCTCATTACGCCGGGACTGGAAGATCTCTGCGCCAATGTGAAAGGTGTGACGAGGATCGAAGTGACGAAAGGGCCAGGGCGTGACACGAGGCAAACGACTTGTCCTCCAAGGCCGTAACCTGACCAAGGGCAATGGTTCGCGTCGTTGCGCTTGGCGCCAGCAATCTGACACGTGGTTTCCAGACCATCGTTTCGACGGCTCGATCAGTATGGGGTCCAGACGTCGAAGTGCTGGCGGCACTCGGCCATGGTCGATCCTATGGAGCGCCGAGTCGATTTCTCTTTCGCACGTTGCCCAGTATCCTCAAGTCGGGTTTGTGGGCAGAGTTGGAGCGCCGCCCTCCAATGGTCACAAGGGGCCTTGTCATGGATGTCGGTAATGATATTCTGTATGGCTTCTCGGTGGAGCAAACGCTTGGATGGGTCGAGGAGACGCTCGTTCGTCTGAGGACTATCACGTGCGACATCGTTCTCACTGACTTGCCGCTTGCCAGCGTCCACCGCTTATCAAACTTCAAGTTTCTGATATTCCGCACAGTCCTGGTGCCGTTCTGTCGGCTCTCTCTGGCGCAAGTACTCGAACGGGCGGAGTTGGTTAACGAGGGGTTGACCAAGTTGTCCGCTGTCTACGACGCCAAATTGCTTCGGCTTGATCCAGCCTGGTATGGTTTCGATCCCATCCATGTGCGCCCTTCGCGATGGCGTTCGGCTTGGCGGCAAATTCTCGGGGCTCAGCCTGAAATGGAGGCGAGAGGTGGATCGGCGATTGAGAGCGTGAAATTGTACTTCATGCGTCCAGAGCGCCGCTGGTTGTTCGGTGCCGAGCAATTCACGCCGCAATCCGGCGTTGTGCTCCGATCCGGTGGGCAGGTGTGGCTGTACTGATGAGGTGTTCAAGGTTGCGGTGGTGTCTTGAGTTTTACCGATGGTCAGAGGTATAGCACTCCACATGTCCTCGTAGTGCACGAGAGGGTTCATAAGCTTGACCGGTGGGATGGAGGATAGATTGCCTGATAACGCGTTTCACTATTCCCTGTTACTAAAAAGAGCGATCACAGGCCTCATTCTTGGCGTGATTGCAGGGGTGATTCAAGTCTGGCTTTTCAAGCGCGACCTTATGCACCTCTGGGCATCGATTGCTGCCGGGGTGACCTATATGACCGCCTGGGTCGTCTTTACGGACTGGCTCAGACTTTCAGGTGGCAAGATCATTCTCGGCGCGGTCTCGGGTCTACTCGCGGCTGTTTTGTGGTGGGCAATTGCGGTCCATTCAGAGAATGCGTTCCTCCAGGCATCGGTGGCCGGCTTGTGTTTTGGTGCAGCCTATGCTTGGTCAGATCAGCGGATGACTTGAATCTGCCGCTGCTTTATGCAGAAAATCGATGCAGGAAAGGTAGCCGGAG is part of the Nitrospira sp. genome and encodes:
- a CDS encoding response regulator; this encodes MASPIFVVDSSPAVRRMVEQISTSEGFEVVGFQDGPAALEAARRTSPSLIIADYHLDNLTFSGFCKEINNLDHLTETYLVSLVNPADRPDENLLRTLGVKAFLKKPFQSEDLLGVLKALQQKQADASNGKSLKRRVWPPTSTSTNSDDEGINHPASDDGQKEVMDQPGSSPMASLTSPVTHAAPEDAMKGLFDQLLQSMTTRSQQSLAELVPRVIDEKLATHVRPTVQKELQAQLGSILSQEYLTTIIRPLVSQTLPALIRKEFEAGEPIIRQTVSDVAKASIGTTVDRLVKDQVESGIHQHLPTVVREQVGTIDQLIKDELQRAVLKQAPLLANDLVRAAIGQTIEQAVQQIVPDVAEQHIKAELKRLIETEEASDSSQI
- a CDS encoding HAD-IA family hydrolase, whose amino-acid sequence is MSSSIRVVFFDAADTLFHVQGSVAEIYLRHAVEFGFPRKPDSLVAIQQAFRRAFHEAPPPVFAVTEPARIKQSERLWWFDIVHHVFYRVGMFERFDEFFDHVFRVFEDHRSWCLFPETASTLTRLKARNLELGIISNFDSRLFPLLRGLGIADAFDTVTISSLAQAAKPSPQIFHIALEKHAVDSEEALHVGDSLRDDVEGAEKAGLQAVLLDRDGRQQESSGVQIIRSLEGLFSFLDRIEQ
- a CDS encoding NAD-dependent deacylase; this translates as MAPGSDLGIVRQQLSAARSITVLTGAGISADSGVPTFRGTDGLWKNFRAEDLATPEAFERDPRLVWEWYNWRRELIATKQPNSAHKAIVELERRSPDFWLITQNVDGLHRDAGSQKVSEIHGNIWKVRCTGCGLVANNRDVPIAILPSCADCGSLLRPHIVWFGESLFADDLNRCASALKLCDILIVIGTSGVVYPAAGFASIAKEGGAFIVEINLDPIPQSPLVDVSLQGRAKDLVPLLLDPV
- a CDS encoding 2-dehydropantoate 2-reductase translates to MKQILIVGAGSVGGFFGARLAKHNPDVSFLLRTKTLAAVKRNGLTIRSMDGTFTVRPQAASDARQIPRPDLIVLGVKAYDLDEVLNQIEPVLNDKTVILTLQNGIDTEDRLLARIQRDCVVGGVAYIYSKIVEPGVIEHYKKGSLSIGELMGHESERLLAIRDLFTSAGIPCHLSKDIRRTKWEKMCWNCVFNPITVLIDDHVAKALDHPEMTGVIRQIVGEVAAVSATIKVPLPPDMAERVVKASQEIRDIHTSMYDDWKAGRPTEIDYLNGYIVEQGRKLGIPTPVNEALTAMIKTITEKEQTDQGRVRIEGAVVQPLSFDRAAIASLPAEHHVDVSTVMSGMEGRGIRLKGLLDVPALAIEANHVVFHASDGKYSVCLTLEQAREHGILVYELDGDRLPDTKGGSFRLITPGLEDLCANVKGVTRIEVTKGPGRDTRQTTCPPRP